In Sulfurospirillum tamanense, one DNA window encodes the following:
- a CDS encoding c-type cytochrome produces MRRLTLGLVLFGLTCTHALAFEPWTLAERGNRGYKQPSIQWIEGATINEVENGTLNYALPAFEGDPLWDPLNAKPITPDTKYGEAVQYGYQLIVATWRHIGPEVEDVNMRYAGNNNACSSCHLGAGTMQYSAPFVGTYGNFPQYRNREDVLGTLTSRINGCMERSMNGYKLPPESNEMKAMQAYMHWLSQGIPVGASKIKGRGLKLVNRPMIRNNTADVENGAKVYEAQCAVCHGENGQGEKRLDANGKFDGYTNPALWGTDDTYNTGAGMYRTLKAADFIYSTMPKGATGDAPILTDKEAYDVAAFINQDAHYRPVKINRNVDFGDPKVRVPDQDVMGYYGKNGELMFPDEGMERMRYKVGPYKGIIKQKPAN; encoded by the coding sequence ATGCGTCGTTTGACTCTAGGCCTCGTGCTATTTGGCCTTACATGTACACACGCTTTGGCGTTTGAGCCGTGGACACTGGCAGAACGCGGAAACCGAGGGTATAAGCAACCTTCCATTCAATGGATAGAGGGCGCTACCATCAACGAGGTGGAAAATGGCACCCTTAACTATGCCTTGCCTGCTTTTGAAGGCGACCCACTGTGGGACCCTCTCAATGCCAAGCCTATCACGCCAGACACCAAATACGGCGAAGCGGTGCAGTACGGGTACCAACTCATTGTGGCCACGTGGCGCCACATTGGCCCTGAAGTGGAAGATGTAAACATGCGTTACGCGGGTAACAACAATGCATGTAGTAGTTGCCACTTGGGTGCTGGCACCATGCAGTACTCCGCACCTTTCGTGGGCACCTACGGCAATTTTCCCCAATACCGAAACCGTGAAGATGTCTTAGGTACACTTACTTCACGCATCAATGGCTGTATGGAACGTAGCATGAATGGCTACAAGCTTCCCCCTGAGAGCAATGAAATGAAAGCCATGCAAGCGTACATGCACTGGCTAAGCCAAGGAATCCCTGTGGGTGCTAGTAAAATCAAAGGGCGCGGACTCAAGTTGGTCAACCGCCCCATGATTCGCAACAACACTGCAGATGTAGAAAATGGAGCGAAAGTCTACGAAGCCCAATGCGCAGTATGTCACGGAGAAAATGGCCAAGGGGAAAAACGGCTAGATGCTAATGGAAAGTTTGATGGTTACACCAACCCAGCACTTTGGGGAACGGACGATACTTACAACACAGGGGCTGGGATGTACCGCACTCTTAAAGCTGCGGATTTTATCTATAGTACGATGCCAAAAGGCGCAACGGGTGACGCACCCATTCTAACTGATAAAGAAGCATACGACGTAGCAGCTTTCATCAACCAAGATGCCCACTATCGTCCTGTCAAAATTAACCGTAATGTTGATTTTGGTGACCCAAAAGTGCGTGTTCCTGACCAAGATGTCATGGGATATTATGGCAAAAATGGTGAATTGATGTTTCCTGATGAGGGAATGGAGCGCATGCGCTACAAAGTTGGGCCTTACAAAGGCATCATCAAACAAAAACCAGCAAACTAA
- a CDS encoding bifunctional riboflavin kinase/FAD synthetase, with product MSNSSMHLKKDSVTAIAIGGFDGVHLGHQQLIARLGEHGALLVIDKDEANLTPGTKRSQYAKYPCMFYHFLKVKDLSGEEFIALLKKEFPNLRKIVVGYDFCFGAKRAHRANDLPLLFDGEVEIVKEFLFEGISVHSSTIRTQLREGNIALANRLLGREYGIVGTVIAGQGLGKKVLYPTLNLHVKHYLLPKEGVYATRTLVEGRLVDSVSFVGVRTSTDGKFAIETHLLEAPEAESVYHVELFFVAHLRENQTFSDLKLLKKQIEKDIIQAREALHVKG from the coding sequence ATGTCGAATTCTTCTATGCATTTAAAAAAAGATAGCGTCACCGCCATTGCTATTGGTGGGTTTGACGGGGTGCATTTGGGGCACCAGCAACTCATTGCGCGTCTTGGCGAGCATGGGGCGCTTTTGGTGATTGATAAAGACGAAGCCAACCTCACTCCAGGAACCAAGCGAAGTCAGTATGCAAAATATCCGTGCATGTTTTACCATTTTTTGAAAGTCAAAGACTTGAGTGGTGAGGAGTTTATTGCGCTTTTGAAAAAAGAGTTTCCAAACCTTCGAAAGATTGTTGTGGGATATGATTTTTGTTTTGGAGCCAAACGTGCCCACCGTGCCAATGATTTGCCTTTGCTTTTTGATGGAGAGGTAGAGATTGTTAAAGAATTTCTATTTGAGGGCATCTCAGTACACTCTTCAACCATTCGCACCCAGCTGAGAGAGGGAAATATTGCTCTAGCTAATCGGCTTCTTGGGCGTGAATACGGGATTGTTGGTACAGTTATCGCAGGCCAAGGGCTTGGTAAAAAAGTATTGTATCCTACTCTCAATTTACATGTAAAGCATTATTTGCTCCCAAAAGAAGGGGTGTATGCGACGCGCACATTAGTGGAGGGGCGTTTGGTAGATTCGGTCTCTTTTGTGGGAGTGCGCACCAGTACTGATGGAAAATTTGCCATCGAAACCCATCTTTTGGAGGCACCTGAGGCGGAAAGTGTTTATCATGTAGAGTTATTTTTTGTGGCACATTTGCGAGAAAACCAAACTTTTAGCGATTTGAAACTATTGAAAAAGCAGATTGAAAAAGACATTATTCAAGCACGTGAAGCTTTACATGTAAAGGGGTAA